A genome region from Tolypothrix sp. PCC 7712 includes the following:
- a CDS encoding Uma2 family endonuclease, with protein MVASPEIYLTPEQYLQMEENSDIKHEYIDGYIYAMAGALDSHVTIAGNLFALVRNHVRGSGCRVYIADMKARIESLNRYYYPDVMVTCDERDRETPAYKKFPCLIVEVLSNSTEAFDRGDKFADYQTLESLQEYVLINTKRQRVECFRRNEQGLWVLQSYTDADKSFQLQSIKFEGTMADLYEDVVFENPELA; from the coding sequence ATGGTTGCTTCACCTGAAATCTACCTCACCCCTGAACAATACCTGCAAATGGAGGAAAACAGCGACATCAAGCATGAATACATCGACGGCTACATTTACGCAATGGCTGGAGCGCTGGACTCCCATGTTACGATTGCGGGAAACCTGTTTGCGCTTGTTCGTAATCATGTACGCGGTTCAGGCTGTCGTGTTTACATTGCTGATATGAAAGCACGCATCGAATCTCTGAATCGATATTACTATCCTGATGTGATGGTGACTTGCGACGAACGCGATCGCGAAACTCCTGCTTATAAAAAATTTCCCTGTTTAATTGTCGAAGTTTTATCTAACTCTACCGAAGCCTTTGACCGAGGAGATAAATTCGCTGATTACCAAACTTTAGAAAGTCTGCAAGAGTATGTTTTAATTAACACCAAACGTCAGCGAGTTGAGTGTTTTCGCCGTAATGAGCAAGGTTTATGGGTTCTACAATCTTACACAGACGCAGATAAATCATTTCAACTACAGAGTATTAAATTTGAAGGTACAATGGCTGACCTTTACGAAGATGTAGTCTTTGAAAACCCTGAATTAGCCTGA
- a CDS encoding type II toxin-antitoxin system Phd/YefM family antitoxin yields the protein MKSISKSKLKAQLLEFLRLVESEGEEIVVTDRGKPVVKISKYPQTLSTEELFKEMRGKVKYFEDLTTPTSEEWTEL from the coding sequence ATGAAATCGATTTCTAAAAGTAAACTCAAAGCTCAACTACTGGAGTTCCTGCGACTTGTAGAGTCAGAAGGGGAAGAAATTGTAGTTACCGATCGCGGTAAGCCTGTGGTCAAAATTTCCAAATATCCACAGACACTTTCAACAGAGGAGCTATTTAAGGAGATGCGCGGGAAAGTCAAGTATTTTGAAGATTTAACCACACCAACCAGTGAGGAATGGACAGAATTGTGA
- a CDS encoding type II toxin-antitoxin system VapC family toxin, whose amino-acid sequence MKIVLDTCALIWWSLDPQKLSQRASQMCDRMEREQNGLVPSIAIWEISIKIKNRKLDLGVNLNDYVATLKKSSVVEIVPIDENIWLESVRLDWKHRDPVDRVVVALAKSHQAVIITADQEIADFYPEVIW is encoded by the coding sequence GTGAAAATAGTCCTCGATACCTGCGCTCTCATTTGGTGGAGTTTAGATCCACAGAAGCTTTCTCAACGAGCCAGCCAAATGTGCGATCGCATGGAACGGGAGCAAAATGGTCTTGTCCCTTCTATTGCAATCTGGGAAATCTCAATCAAAATCAAAAATAGAAAACTCGATTTAGGAGTCAATCTCAACGACTATGTCGCAACACTGAAAAAATCTAGTGTCGTTGAGATTGTACCCATTGATGAAAATATTTGGCTAGAAAGTGTTCGGTTAGATTGGAAGCACCGCGATCCAGTTGATCGGGTCGTTGTAGCACTAGCTAAAAGTCATCAAGCAGTAATCATTACAGCCGATCAAGAAATAGCTGATTTCTACCCTGAGGTAATTTGGTAG
- a CDS encoding ABC transporter substrate-binding protein, with the protein MRNSWFKFFGLVIAIAIAIISCHSLTLPKASTAVTVKLSGWGGNPVEQKLLQQVLKDFEAQHPKIKVKYEVISDQYMDVIKTRLVGEAAPDVFYLDALEAPFFMSQNVLEPLNAYITPEFDLADFEPNLLNSFKYQNQIYGFPKDYSTLSLFYNKKAFAEAGLSNSPTTWEELRSYSEKLTGKLNKYGFGEIPELARQAYKIKAFGGQIINQNDYATFASEPGLQGLQLVIDQYQKDRSSAQKSDVGTNSGSEMFGQSKVAMVIEGNWAIPYLQETFPQLEFATAEIPTINGKNNTMVFTVAYVMNKQAKHKAEAWELIAYLTGKQGMQKWTGTGFALPTRKSVAEKLGYDQDPLRSPFVSGVSYATPWQAGKYPAAIVNNFDNQFISALLGQQPLKQAMVRAQTAANQQIQAME; encoded by the coding sequence ATGAGAAATAGTTGGTTCAAGTTTTTTGGATTGGTAATTGCGATCGCGATCGCAATTATTAGTTGCCACAGTCTAACACTACCCAAAGCATCTACAGCAGTTACGGTCAAACTTAGTGGTTGGGGAGGTAATCCTGTAGAACAAAAACTTCTACAGCAAGTACTAAAAGACTTTGAAGCACAGCACCCCAAGATTAAAGTTAAGTATGAGGTCATTTCAGACCAATACATGGACGTTATCAAAACCCGCTTGGTAGGAGAAGCTGCACCTGATGTTTTCTATCTGGATGCGCTAGAGGCTCCTTTTTTTATGAGTCAAAACGTCCTCGAACCTTTAAATGCTTATATCACTCCGGAATTTGATTTAGCAGACTTTGAACCTAACCTACTTAATAGCTTCAAGTACCAAAACCAAATTTACGGTTTTCCCAAAGATTATTCCACTTTATCGCTGTTTTACAACAAAAAAGCTTTTGCTGAGGCTGGTTTGAGTAATTCACCAACTACATGGGAGGAATTACGCAGCTATTCTGAGAAACTAACAGGAAAACTCAACAAATATGGCTTTGGGGAAATTCCGGAATTAGCGCGTCAAGCTTATAAAATCAAAGCCTTTGGTGGACAAATTATTAATCAAAATGATTATGCCACCTTTGCTAGTGAACCAGGCTTGCAAGGATTGCAGTTAGTTATAGATCAGTATCAAAAAGACCGTTCCTCTGCTCAAAAATCTGATGTGGGAACAAACTCTGGTAGTGAAATGTTTGGTCAGAGTAAGGTAGCAATGGTCATTGAAGGTAATTGGGCAATTCCTTATTTGCAAGAAACCTTTCCTCAATTAGAATTTGCTACCGCAGAGATACCTACAATTAATGGTAAAAATAACACTATGGTGTTTACAGTTGCCTATGTAATGAATAAACAAGCCAAACATAAAGCAGAAGCTTGGGAATTAATTGCTTATCTCACAGGTAAACAAGGAATGCAAAAGTGGACAGGAACAGGGTTTGCACTCCCTACGCGGAAATCTGTAGCTGAGAAATTAGGCTATGACCAAGACCCCTTGCGATCGCCTTTTGTTAGTGGCGTATCCTACGCTACACCTTGGCAAGCTGGCAAATATCCAGCAGCTATTGTCAATAATTTTGATAACCAATTTATTAGCGCTTTATTAGGTCAGCAGCCATTAAAGCAGGCAATGGTAAGAGCGCAAACAGCAGCGAATCAGCAAATTCAGGCGATGGAGTAA
- a CDS encoding MFS transporter: MTSVPIETAAPVTLETGQITTPQLTLTSTTKSNSQLYKDAIRTSLKASTLDAVFATVFGVATGGILLSNFLLELGASPVVFGMLSSIPMLVNLVQPLGAYLSERSSSRFYYSLRTHGIARLLWLILGIGIISSGWLGLTASQLVGLTLLVVLFSSLLGGLGSASWLSWLAMIVPRRLRGRYFGIRNSAASLTNLFCVPLAGLAVSHWYGGTLQGYGVILFVGILFGIISLGCQYFQIDMNPAVQNTSLVKYQQVSESTTNIEEISPLHPTPNNEVASIWSNTNFLRFLLYFGFWMLAVNISAPFFNFYMLDRLHLDVSCVTLYGSLQAGANMLLIILWGKLADKIGNRRILIVIGIFVALTPVLWMGVSANSWNIWLWLPLLHIFTGGTCAAIDLCNNNMQLGIVPLKNQSIYFAIASAVAGVSGALGATIGGFIAQFAEQGGLLGLFALSSACRLLAILPLMFVKEPH; this comes from the coding sequence ATGACTTCTGTTCCGATTGAAACAGCTGCGCCTGTAACTCTGGAAACTGGCCAGATTACCACGCCGCAATTAACACTAACTTCTACCACCAAAAGCAATTCGCAGCTTTATAAAGATGCGATTCGCACCAGTTTGAAGGCTTCAACCCTGGATGCTGTTTTTGCCACAGTTTTTGGTGTGGCTACAGGTGGTATTTTACTTAGCAATTTCCTGTTGGAATTGGGTGCTAGTCCGGTAGTTTTTGGAATGCTGTCATCGATTCCCATGCTGGTGAACTTAGTTCAGCCGTTGGGTGCGTACCTGTCAGAACGCAGCAGCAGCCGTTTCTACTATTCTTTAAGAACTCATGGAATTGCTCGGTTACTGTGGCTAATTCTCGGCATTGGTATTATTAGCTCCGGCTGGTTAGGTCTGACTGCTTCCCAGTTAGTAGGATTAACACTGTTAGTTGTCTTGTTCAGCAGTCTTTTAGGCGGACTAGGAAGCGCATCATGGCTGAGTTGGCTAGCAATGATTGTACCTCGGCGGTTACGAGGTAGGTATTTTGGTATTCGCAATAGTGCGGCTAGCTTGACTAATTTGTTCTGCGTACCGTTGGCGGGGTTAGCTGTATCTCATTGGTATGGTGGAACTTTACAAGGTTACGGGGTAATTCTGTTTGTAGGTATTTTGTTCGGGATTATCAGTTTGGGATGTCAGTACTTTCAAATAGATATGAATCCTGCTGTGCAAAACACTAGCCTTGTAAAGTACCAGCAAGTAAGTGAATCTACTACAAACATAGAGGAAATTTCTCCGCTACATCCAACCCCAAACAACGAGGTTGCTAGCATTTGGAGTAACACTAACTTTTTAAGGTTTCTGCTGTATTTCGGCTTCTGGATGCTGGCTGTGAATATCAGCGCACCTTTTTTCAACTTCTATATGCTAGATCGGCTGCATTTAGATGTAAGTTGCGTGACGCTCTACGGTAGCCTGCAAGCCGGAGCGAATATGCTTTTGATTATCCTGTGGGGTAAATTGGCAGATAAAATCGGTAATCGCCGGATTTTGATTGTAATTGGAATTTTTGTTGCACTCACACCTGTGTTGTGGATGGGTGTCAGTGCTAATAGTTGGAATATTTGGCTATGGTTACCGCTATTACATATTTTTACAGGTGGTACATGTGCAGCAATTGATCTATGCAATAACAATATGCAACTGGGGATAGTACCACTAAAAAACCAGTCTATCTATTTTGCGATCGCATCTGCCGTTGCTGGTGTGAGTGGTGCTTTAGGTGCAACAATTGGTGGTTTCATCGCCCAATTCGCTGAACAAGGAGGCTTACTAGGCTTATTCGCTCTCTCTAGCGCCTGTCGCCTCCTAGCGATTTTACCCCTGATGTTTGTCAAAGAACCCCATTGA
- the accD gene encoding acetyl-CoA carboxylase, carboxyltransferase subunit beta → MANNEESRGLKSLLDWFANRRKSGTTSLERQEREIADGLWHKCAKCGVLAYTKDLRANQMVCAECGHHHRVDSDERIRQLIDQNTWRPMDEHLRPTDPLGFRDRKPYSDRLREMQDKIGLIDAVKTGLGEINGLPVALGVMDFRFMGGSMGSVVGEKLTRLIEQATQRRYPVVIVCTSGGARMQEGMLSLMQMAKISAALQRHRDAKLLYIPVLTHPTTGGVTASFAMLGDIILAEPKATIGFAGRRVIEQTIREKLPEDFQSAEDLLKHGFIDEIVPRTQLKNTLSQLIGLHQPVPTTPHMVLWETMSLSSSAAE, encoded by the coding sequence ATGGCAAACAACGAAGAATCACGCGGTTTAAAGTCTCTATTGGATTGGTTTGCGAATCGACGGAAATCCGGAACCACCAGCCTGGAACGTCAAGAACGCGAAATCGCTGATGGATTATGGCATAAATGCGCTAAGTGTGGTGTATTGGCATATACAAAAGACCTGAGAGCAAATCAAATGGTTTGTGCTGAGTGTGGTCATCATCATCGCGTGGATAGCGATGAACGCATTCGCCAATTGATTGACCAAAATACCTGGAGACCGATGGACGAGCATTTGCGTCCCACCGATCCTCTAGGATTTCGCGATCGCAAACCCTATAGCGATCGTCTGCGGGAAATGCAGGACAAAATTGGTTTAATCGATGCAGTCAAAACAGGTTTAGGCGAAATTAACGGTTTACCTGTGGCGTTGGGAGTCATGGACTTCCGCTTCATGGGTGGTAGTATGGGTTCTGTTGTCGGCGAAAAACTCACCCGCTTAATTGAGCAAGCCACTCAACGCCGCTATCCTGTAGTAATTGTCTGCACTTCTGGTGGTGCCAGAATGCAAGAAGGAATGCTCTCTTTGATGCAGATGGCGAAAATCTCCGCAGCGCTACAACGCCATCGCGATGCCAAACTTTTATATATTCCCGTTTTAACTCATCCCACTACTGGGGGTGTAACAGCAAGTTTCGCCATGTTGGGCGATATTATTCTCGCAGAACCAAAAGCCACAATTGGGTTTGCTGGTCGGCGAGTGATTGAGCAAACCATCAGAGAAAAACTCCCCGAAGATTTCCAAAGCGCTGAAGATTTGCTCAAGCATGGCTTTATTGATGAAATCGTTCCCCGGACTCAGTTAAAGAATACTCTATCTCAGTTGATTGGCTTACATCAGCCCGTACCCACCACCCCGCACATGGTTTTGTGGGAAACCATGAGTTTGAGTTCTAGCGCGGCTGAATAG
- a CDS encoding prepilin peptidase, with protein sequence MDILMIVPASLLVFILGASIGSFINVVVYRLPAGLSVLWPPSRCPHCLNQLKAYDNVPVLGWLWLRGRCRYCKSKIAARYPVVEAITGIIFVLVFLLFKVSILTIGYWAFCSWLLALSLIDLDTMTLPNQLTQSGLVLGLIFQIAIGFFPEGSSVGAIKHLMMGIVGAVLGLWLFDAIAFFGSIALGKTAMGAGDAKLAAMMGAWLGWKYLLLAGFMACAVGALVGGVAIALSQRRFGQKIPFGPFLALGAAIALFGGEAILSVYQGLFFPVT encoded by the coding sequence ATGGACATTTTGATGATTGTCCCGGCGAGTTTACTCGTCTTCATTTTGGGTGCTTCTATTGGTAGCTTTATTAATGTTGTGGTTTATCGGCTGCCGGCGGGGTTGTCGGTTCTTTGGCCTCCTTCCCGTTGTCCCCATTGCCTCAACCAGCTAAAAGCTTACGATAATGTACCCGTTTTGGGGTGGCTGTGGCTCAGAGGTCGGTGTCGTTATTGTAAAAGTAAAATTGCTGCCCGTTATCCTGTGGTAGAAGCGATAACGGGCATAATTTTTGTACTAGTTTTTTTACTATTTAAAGTTTCTATTTTGACAATTGGCTATTGGGCTTTTTGTAGCTGGTTATTGGCCCTATCACTCATAGATTTAGATACGATGACTCTACCCAATCAACTGACTCAGTCGGGTTTGGTTTTGGGGCTGATCTTCCAAATAGCAATTGGGTTTTTCCCTGAAGGTAGCTCTGTGGGAGCAATTAAGCACCTGATGATGGGGATTGTGGGAGCTGTACTGGGCTTATGGTTATTTGATGCGATCGCGTTTTTTGGTTCCATAGCACTAGGTAAAACTGCAATGGGAGCCGGAGATGCCAAATTAGCGGCGATGATGGGAGCTTGGCTAGGTTGGAAATATTTACTCTTAGCTGGTTTTATGGCTTGTGCTGTGGGCGCGTTAGTAGGTGGTGTGGCTATAGCCCTTTCACAGCGCCGCTTTGGACAGAAAATACCCTTTGGCCCGTTTCTCGCTTTGGGAGCTGCGATCGCTTTATTTGGCGGGGAAGCAATTTTATCTGTTTACCAGGGGTTATTTTTTCCAGTAACGTGA
- the leuB gene encoding 3-isopropylmalate dehydrogenase: MTQNYRITLLPGDGIGPEIMAVAVDVLKIVGQKFDLKFDFQEALIGGAAIDATGEPLPAATLDTCRDSDAVLLAAIGGYKWDTLPSNLRPEAGLLGLRAGLGLFANLRPAKILPQLIDASTLKKEVVEGVDIMVVRELTGGIYFGKPKGIFETETGEKRGVNTMVYTESEIDRIGKVAFEAARKRGKKLCSVDKANVLEVSQLWRDRITKLSQEYPDIELSHLYVDNAAMQLVRAPKQFDTIVTGNLFGDILSDAAAMLTGSIGMLPSASLGASGPGVFEPVHGSAPDIAGQDKANPLAQVLSAAMMLRYALDQPAAADAIENAVFQVLEQGDRTGDILSPGTKLLGCRAMGESLIKAIG, translated from the coding sequence ATGACCCAAAACTACCGCATTACCCTACTTCCCGGCGATGGCATCGGCCCCGAAATTATGGCCGTAGCGGTAGATGTGCTAAAAATTGTAGGGCAGAAATTCGATTTAAAGTTTGATTTCCAAGAAGCCCTCATTGGTGGTGCAGCAATTGACGCTACAGGGGAACCTTTACCAGCGGCTACTTTAGATACTTGCCGCGATAGCGATGCTGTATTGCTTGCGGCTATCGGTGGTTATAAGTGGGATACCTTACCATCCAATCTCCGCCCAGAAGCAGGTTTGTTAGGATTGCGCGCGGGTTTGGGATTATTTGCGAATTTACGCCCAGCGAAAATTTTGCCCCAATTAATAGATGCCTCAACTTTGAAAAAGGAAGTTGTAGAAGGTGTTGATATTATGGTGGTGCGCGAACTCACAGGGGGAATTTACTTCGGTAAACCCAAAGGAATTTTTGAAACTGAGACTGGAGAAAAGCGCGGTGTAAATACAATGGTTTACACCGAATCAGAAATCGATCGCATTGGCAAAGTCGCCTTTGAAGCTGCACGCAAACGTGGCAAGAAACTTTGTTCTGTAGATAAAGCCAACGTTTTAGAAGTATCGCAACTGTGGCGCGATCGCATTACCAAGCTTTCCCAAGAATACCCCGATATCGAACTATCTCACCTCTATGTAGATAATGCGGCAATGCAGCTAGTCCGCGCGCCTAAGCAGTTCGATACCATTGTTACAGGTAATTTATTTGGCGATATTCTCTCCGATGCTGCTGCTATGCTCACAGGTAGTATTGGGATGTTACCTTCAGCGAGTTTAGGTGCTTCTGGCCCTGGTGTGTTTGAACCAGTTCACGGTTCAGCCCCTGATATTGCTGGACAAGATAAAGCCAATCCCCTAGCGCAGGTATTGAGTGCCGCCATGATGTTGCGTTATGCTTTAGACCAACCAGCCGCAGCAGATGCCATTGAAAACGCCGTCTTCCAAGTTTTAGAACAAGGCGATCGCACTGGTGATATTCTCTCACCCGGCACCAAGCTTTTAGGTTGTCGCGCAATGGGCGAATCATTAATTAAGGCAATTGGATAG
- a CDS encoding mechanosensitive ion channel family protein: MNFKEIGQVALALLTQFGLKLVGAILLWVVAQRLIDFGLKLLRRAFKVQHVDPTLITYIINIISVTLRIVLVVAILGFFGIETTSFAALLAAAGIAIGAAWGGLLANFAAGAFLVIFRPFKIGDFISAAGVTGTVTEIGLFTTNINTPDNVMTIVANNKIFSDNIQNYSANPYRRVDLLAQLHHSVDHHDAIARLKAKISQIPNVLQSPAPDVEIIDFNMAGPVLAVRPYCNNDHYWQVYFDTNKVIRETFGEAGYPVPEHRYSISSPSSNGVDPVVPASIIS; encoded by the coding sequence ATGAATTTTAAGGAAATTGGTCAGGTTGCTTTGGCGTTGTTAACGCAGTTCGGCTTGAAGCTTGTAGGCGCTATCCTGTTGTGGGTTGTAGCTCAACGCTTGATTGACTTTGGATTGAAGCTATTACGCCGTGCTTTCAAAGTTCAACATGTTGATCCGACACTGATTACCTACATTATAAATATCATTTCTGTCACCCTGAGAATTGTTCTAGTTGTGGCAATTCTCGGATTCTTTGGTATTGAAACCACCTCCTTTGCAGCTTTGTTAGCAGCAGCAGGTATTGCAATTGGTGCAGCATGGGGTGGACTGTTGGCGAATTTTGCAGCTGGTGCGTTTTTAGTGATTTTTCGCCCATTTAAAATTGGTGATTTCATCAGTGCAGCAGGTGTTACGGGAACTGTCACAGAAATTGGACTGTTCACAACTAATATCAATACGCCTGATAATGTGATGACAATTGTCGCCAATAACAAAATCTTTTCTGACAATATTCAGAATTACTCTGCTAATCCCTACCGTCGGGTTGACCTACTAGCCCAACTGCATCATTCTGTAGATCATCACGATGCGATCGCACGGTTGAAAGCTAAAATCAGCCAAATCCCCAATGTTTTGCAAAGTCCTGCACCTGATGTAGAAATTATTGATTTCAATATGGCAGGCCCTGTACTAGCAGTACGTCCTTATTGCAATAATGACCATTACTGGCAAGTTTACTTCGACACTAATAAAGTTATACGTGAAACCTTTGGCGAAGCTGGGTATCCCGTTCCCGAACACCGTTATTCAATCAGCAGCCCATCTTCCAATGGAGTTGATCCAGTAGTCCCTGCATCAATAATTAGCTGA
- a CDS encoding polysaccharide deacetylase family protein, whose product MADKKSSVRRGIIFIPLIAGVCTFGAGLYWLMDQTDHQMHIQKSKSLTAKALINQQDLALNRDAVSSTNSHIFEVPKAFQGKVVQQLPLTDKNKVIALTFDDGPAPKYTEQILGILKKENIKATFFCVGEMVHYFPQIAKEEVAAGNAIGNHTWHHWYRKMNPTIAQREIESTATQIYETTGVKTSLFRPPFGILNNGVADYAKKNNYAILMWSDDSEDYRRPPVSRLVNNVIKGAKPGGMILMHDGGGNRSNTVKALPEIIDTLKKRGYSFVTIPELLAIQAQKPLVRMAKFHQPNKDM is encoded by the coding sequence GTGGCAGATAAGAAATCTTCGGTTAGACGAGGAATTATATTTATCCCATTAATTGCCGGAGTTTGTACTTTTGGCGCGGGATTGTATTGGCTGATGGATCAAACAGACCATCAAATGCACATTCAGAAGTCAAAGTCACTAACAGCCAAAGCGTTAATTAATCAGCAAGATTTGGCATTAAATAGAGACGCTGTTTCTTCTACAAACAGCCATATATTTGAAGTACCAAAAGCATTTCAAGGAAAAGTAGTTCAGCAGTTACCATTAACTGATAAAAATAAAGTTATTGCGCTGACTTTTGATGATGGCCCTGCACCTAAATACACAGAACAGATTTTAGGAATTCTGAAGAAAGAAAATATTAAAGCGACTTTCTTCTGTGTAGGGGAAATGGTGCATTATTTTCCTCAAATTGCTAAGGAGGAAGTAGCGGCTGGTAATGCTATTGGCAATCACACATGGCATCATTGGTATCGCAAGATGAACCCAACTATTGCACAGCGTGAGATTGAATCTACTGCTACACAGATATACGAAACTACGGGAGTTAAAACATCTCTATTTCGTCCGCCTTTTGGCATCCTTAACAATGGTGTAGCTGACTACGCTAAGAAGAATAATTATGCCATATTAATGTGGTCAGATGACTCTGAAGATTATCGTCGTCCTCCCGTATCTAGGCTAGTTAATAATGTTATCAAAGGTGCAAAACCAGGTGGCATGATATTAATGCACGATGGTGGTGGAAATCGCTCCAATACAGTTAAAGCTTTACCAGAAATTATTGATACTCTGAAAAAGCGTGGCTATAGTTTTGTAACCATACCTGAATTATTAGCAATACAAGCACAAAAACCCTTGGTGAGAATGGCCAAATTCCATCAACCAAACAAAGATATGTAA
- a CDS encoding ABC transporter ATP-binding protein yields MVKELAIRTSGLTKQFDRHVAVNDVDLEIQAGEVYGLIGPNGAGKTTLIRMLAAAEEPTTGEIYINGDRLLRDKSNPTLKRRLGYLPDDYPLYEDLTVWDYLDYFARLYRLREPRRTQRLHEVLELIQLGNKRNSLISTLSRGMKQRLSLARTIIHEPILLLLDEPVSGLDPIARMQFREIIKALQEAGMTILISSHVLSDLAELCTSVGIMELGFLVESASLQQLYQRLSRQQIVLSTLGDLETLLREVKHHPLVEEWEVISGKNSLRINFSGKQEDSAELLRSLIHVGIPITDFHCTQEDLETIFLKLGHKQAS; encoded by the coding sequence ATGGTAAAAGAATTAGCAATTCGTACCTCTGGACTGACGAAGCAATTTGATCGCCATGTTGCGGTCAATGATGTTGATTTAGAGATCCAAGCAGGTGAAGTATACGGACTTATTGGGCCGAATGGCGCAGGTAAAACAACTCTCATCCGCATGTTAGCAGCCGCAGAGGAGCCAACAACGGGTGAGATTTATATTAATGGCGATCGCTTGTTGCGTGACAAAAGTAATCCCACTCTCAAGCGTCGTCTGGGCTATTTACCTGATGACTACCCACTGTATGAGGATTTAACAGTTTGGGATTACCTAGATTATTTTGCGCGGCTATATCGCTTGCGGGAACCACGCCGCACTCAACGTCTGCATGAAGTATTAGAACTGATACAACTCGGTAATAAGCGTAATAGCTTAATTTCTACCCTATCGCGGGGGATGAAGCAGCGCTTAAGTTTAGCGCGCACAATTATTCATGAACCCATCTTACTGCTGTTAGATGAGCCTGTTTCCGGTCTTGACCCCATCGCCAGGATGCAGTTCCGGGAAATTATTAAGGCTTTGCAAGAAGCGGGAATGACAATTTTGATTTCTTCCCACGTTCTCAGCGATTTAGCAGAACTCTGTACTTCTGTGGGAATTATGGAACTGGGCTTTTTAGTAGAAAGCGCTTCTCTGCAACAACTTTACCAGCGGCTATCCCGTCAACAAATTGTGTTGTCTACATTGGGAGATTTAGAAACATTACTGCGGGAAGTAAAACATCATCCTTTGGTGGAAGAATGGGAAGTAATATCTGGTAAAAACAGTCTCAGAATTAACTTTTCCGGTAAGCAGGAAGATAGCGCTGAGTTATTGCGATCGCTAATTCATGTTGGTATTCCGATTACTGATTTTCACTGCACCCAAGAAGATTTAGAAACCATTTTCTTAAAGTTAGGGCACAAGCAAGCATCTTAA